The segment CTTTTTAATTTAAAAATTAAAGATAAACGATCTTCAATTTCTGACAATCGATTTTCAGAGTATTGGAGATTATCTCTATATCTTCTAAAAGAAGTACCTAGATCTTCTAATTCACTCGTTATATAAAGTAAACGACTTTGCAAATCATTCAAATCTGAATCGTCTAAATGTAATGCGTTTATTTCACCAGCAAGATTTGTTATTTGATTTAAATATGAATTATTACCCGTATCGTCTCCGTATATGATTTTATATCCTTCATCAGATAATATTTTTAAAGATTCTAAATTTTTTATTTCTTTTTGTTCATCAATAAGCATAGAATCTTCATTTTCTAATAAACTAGAAGATTCAATTTCATTATATTGTTCTCTTAACTCCAATAGAGATTCTTCAGATATATCAACCGCAGTAAAAAAATTTTCAAGATCTTCATAACACTGATTGAGATCTAAGAATATTTGTTCGATTACATTCCTTTCTTTTGTTAAACCAGCGTATTCATCTAATAAATCGAGTTGATTGCTTGTTTTTAAGATTGATAAATGATCCGACTGGCCATGAATATCTAACAATACTTCAGAAATTTGTTTAAGTGATCGTAATGGAATGATATCACCGTTTATTCTACATATATTTCTATTATCTCGATTTAATTCCCTTGAAATTATTAAATTATCAGTTGAAATATAATCCACTCCTATAGAAGATAGAATATTCATGACTGTAATTGATAAAGATTCATCAAGATCAAATATTGCTTGGATGACTGCTGAATCTTGTCCAGATTTTACGAGATTTGAATCTACTCTTGATCCAGCTATTAACTCTAACGCATGAACAATTACAGATTTACCTATACCTGTTTGTCCAGTTAGCACATTAAAGCCTATTCCAAATTCAAGATCTATAGAAGAGATATTGGCTAAATTTTTTATTCTTAATAATTTCAGCATATTTTTTACTTATTGATTTGGTAAATCAACCCATATACCATTATCATTAGATTCTTTCCAAGCTGAAGCAAACTGCAATAATTTTAAACCATCTTTAAATAATGGTATTGAACTGGAAGGTTTTTGGTTAACAATAATTGCATCAATAAAATTCTTCTCTACAAGTATACTATCTCCATTATCCCATAAAGGTTTTAAATCTGTATCAATTACAACATCTTCTAAATTTTCATCCTCTGTTCCACCTATTTTTATATATGATTGGTCCTTAAAAGATCCGCATACTATAACACCTTCACTACCATAAACTTCTATTCTGCTATGTTGAGCTGATCCAGCAACCGTAGAATGTAAATATGAAACCAAAGATCCATCTCCTCGTTGTGTCAACACAGTATTAGATTCAGGACGAACTGATCTACCATGATGATCTGTATTAGTTGATTCTTGTTGAAAACTTGTACGATTAGCAAAAAGCCTAACTTGATCACCAAAGATTCTATTAATAACTTCAAACTGACTACCTAAACCAAAGAATGGGGTGTACCAATAATCAATAATATGTTGGATTTTCCCTATTTTCCCAGAATCTAAAATCCGCTTAAAAATTGCATCTTCTTGTACATAAAATTGTCCAGGATATATTAATGAAACTAAATGTGAGTTTTCATTTGCTACGCTAAGCATTTCTTTCGCTTCTGTAACTGTCCTTGTCATAGCATTAAGAACTAAAACGTGTTTACCCGCTTTCAAAGCGGGTATCGACATTTCATAATGTTTATCTGTTCGAGTACCAATCACTACAGCGTCAATATCCTTAGATTCCAAAATCTGATTCCAGTCTTTCTCAATTCTAGAAAAACCAAATTGTTCTTGTACTTTTAGGCTAGATTCTTCTGAACTATTTGAAACTGCTACTAAATCAACATTACTCAAGGCTTGAAAATTTGGAAGTATTTTGTTTCGACTAAAATTGCCAGCTCCAATATATCCTATTCTAACCTTATCCATATTTACCTCCATTAGTTATTAACTAAAACAAAAACTGGCCACAAAAGTTTCTGACAGCCAGTTTTTGTTTATATTATATTGATATTATTTTATGCAGGTAGTACTAATTCTCCACCTACTGCTTGTCTAGAAGGTTGTACTGAAGTTTTTACATCCTTAGTAGCCCAAAAGATCGTGGCTATTTGATTTACTGCATTAAGTAAATCTTGAGGAGCTTGGGTATCATTGGTCTGCCTAACCTTCGATGCTGTTTTCAGTGCATTAAAAACTGTATCGTGCAATTCGGGATATTTTTCTATGTG is part of the SAR202 cluster bacterium genome and harbors:
- a CDS encoding Gfo/Idh/MocA family oxidoreductase, coding for MEVNMDKVRIGYIGAGNFSRNKILPNFQALSNVDLVAVSNSSEESSLKVQEQFGFSRIEKDWNQILESKDIDAVVIGTRTDKHYEMSIPALKAGKHVLVLNAMTRTVTEAKEMLSVANENSHLVSLIYPGQFYVQEDAIFKRILDSGKIGKIQHIIDYWYTPFFGLGSQFEVINRIFGDQVRLFANRTSFQQESTNTDHHGRSVRPESNTVLTQRGDGSLVSYLHSTVAGSAQHSRIEVYGSEGVIVCGSFKDQSYIKIGGTEDENLEDVVIDTDLKPLWDNGDSILVEKNFIDAIIVNQKPSSSIPLFKDGLKLLQFASAWKESNDNGIWVDLPNQ